The Rhizobium leguminosarum DNA segment TCCGTGGCGCGCATTGTAGAGTATGGGCAGGATCAGAGTATCGCGCTGGCCTAGCAGTTGCTTTTCAAAAATAGCCTCGACTAGCTCGATCGAAGCCTCGATGTATCCGTCGATGTAGTTTTCTTCCTCGCCTTGTCGACCAATGCAGGCGTTCCATTCCCCGTCGGGAATGAACTTGAAAAAGGGATCGTGCGCGTATGGATCAGGATCATTCATTGGGCAACAATCACGCCAGTTTTCTCGATGTTGGGTTTCGGTAATCTAATTAGGTTTGGTATCAGGCGCGATATCCTTTCTCCGTTTCCTGGGGATTATTGTTTGGGGTCTGAAAGAGCGCGTTGGAAACGTCCAGTGGAATGAACTAAAATGTTTGGGACGGAGTGAGAAAGCCCAGAGGGTCCACTGGCCTTCGGCAAATGGTCGGGCTACGCCCGTCTTTATTCTTACATGGTTTCCGAGAGACCATTAGCGATGGGGCATGGTCTCAGAAACCATGTGAAAGGAATCCGCCGGTGGCGGATACTTGTTAGTGCGAGCTGACGCTCGATTAAGTAAAAATAGGCTAGTCATGTGGTACCAAATGATGAGAAAAACTGATGGTGTCGGAAAACCGTTTAACATCGCCTCCTATGCGCTTTTGACGATGATGGTGGCCGAGGTAAGCGGGCTGAAGCCTGGTGATTTCGTCCACACGCTGGGCGACGCTCATCTCTACCACAACCATTTCGACCAAGCGAAGCTGCAGCTGGCGCGTCGGCCCAAGCCGCTGCCCTTCATGCGTATCAACCCCGATGTGAAAGACATCTTCGGCTTCACCTTCGACGATTTCGAGCTGATCGGCTACGAGGCCGATGCCAGTATCAAGGCGCCGATCGCTGTCTGATCCGGGACATTTCATGGCTGACATCCGCAGGACCATCATCGCCGCCGTTGCCCGCAACGGCATCGTCGGCCGCGACGGCGATATGCCGTGGCGGCTTTCGAGCGATCTCAAGCGCTTCAAGGCGCTGACATTGGGAAAGCCTGTTGTCATGGGCCGCAAGACCTATGATTCAATCGGCAAGCCGCTGCCGGGGCGGCCGAACATCGTCATCTCGCGGCAGGCGGCGATCGACCATGCTGATGTCTCCATGGCGCATTCGCTGCCGGAGGCGATGACGACAGCCGAAAGGCTGGCGCTCGAAACCAGTGTCGACGAGATTTACATTGTCGGCGGCGGGCAGGTCTATGCC contains these protein-coding regions:
- a CDS encoding dihydrofolate reductase; translated protein: MADIRRTIIAAVARNGIVGRDGDMPWRLSSDLKRFKALTLGKPVVMGRKTYDSIGKPLPGRPNIVISRQAAIDHADVSMAHSLPEAMTTAERLALETSVDEIYIVGGGQVYAQAIGLADRMCITHVEADLDGDASFPAIDPDIWQAGETIAVPAGEKDSYPTRFIVYERRHG